The genomic region GGGGTGCACCGCTTCGCGGCTCAGGTAGCCGAGGGCGCTGGAGAAGGGAAAGGCGAAAAAGAGCACGAGCAGCCCCAGGCCCGAAGCGTAAAGGTAGCGGCGTGCGGAGCCGCGCGAGATGGAGGTGAGTACGGCGACGAGGACGCCCAGTGCGGGGAAGACCCAGGTCATAGCGCCTCCAGGCTGCCGGCGTAGATCTGCGCGGCCAGGTCGTCGGTCAGGGTTTCGGTGGGGCCGTCGAAGACGAGCTGGCCCTGGTTGAAGGCGAGCACCCTGCGGGCGTAGCGACGGGCCAGCTCAAGGACGTGGATGTTGACGAGCACCGTCACCCCGTGGGCCTCGTTGTAGCTCTTGAGCAGGCCCAGGATCACGTCGGAGAGCCTGGGATCCAGGCTGGCCATCGGCTCGTCGGCGAGGACCAGCTGGGGCTGCTGCGCCATCGCCCGGGCGATGGCCACCCGCTGCTGCTGACCCCCCGAGAGGTTGTCCACCCGCACGTGCTCCTTGCCCGCGAGCCCCACCTCTTCGAGGTAGCCCGCGGCGAGCGCGTAGTCGCGCTCGCCGTAGAGGCCCAGAATGCCGCGCCAGGTCGGAAGGTAGCCCAAACGCCCATGCAGCACGTTGTCGAGCGCGGTCAGCCGCGTGACCAGGTTGAACTGCTGGAAGATGAAGCCCACGGTACGGCGGAACTGCGCGAGCGAGCGGCCCGAGAGCCGGTTTACCTCGACCCCGCCCACGCGCACCGTTCCCGAAGTGGGGCGCACCAGCCCGTTGAGGGTGCGCAGGAAGGTGGACTTGCCGGCCCCCGAAAGGCCGATGACGGCGACGAACTCGCCGTCATCGATGGTTACGTTGATGTCCCGCAGCGCCTCGGTTCCATTGGGAAAGACGACGCCGAGACCCTTCGCTTCGATCATGGAGCCCTTCGCGCCTCCTACTTGTCGAGACCCAGCAGCTTGCGGGCTTCGCGCACCACGTCGTAGTCGGCGTCGGTGGCGGGAACCATGTAGTCGATGCGGTAGAGGTTCTTGAGCAGGTCGCAGCCTTCCTTGACCTTGCAGGTCATGATCGCGGCCTTGATCTTCTCGGTGAGCTGCGGGTACTGCTGGGCGAACTCCTTGGAGACCGAGAAGGTGTCGCCGGGGATGGGCTTGGTGTAGAAGATCGCGTGGATCTGCGCCGCTTCCTCGGGCGAGAGGAACTGGGTCCAGGCGCCCGACTTGTTCTGGTCGTCGTTGGCGAAGACCGCCGCGGCGTCCACCGACTTGTTGAGCACCGCCAGCACCGCGGCGTCGTGCTTGCCGGCGAAGACCTGTTTACCGAAGAACTCGTCGGGGTTGATGCCCGCGGCCAGCAGCGCGGCCCGCGGGAAGACGTAGCCGGCGGCCGA from Oceanithermus desulfurans harbors:
- the phnC gene encoding phosphonate ABC transporter ATP-binding protein; protein product: MIEAKGLGVVFPNGTEALRDINVTIDDGEFVAVIGLSGAGKSTFLRTLNGLVRPTSGTVRVGGVEVNRLSGRSLAQFRRTVGFIFQQFNLVTRLTALDNVLHGRLGYLPTWRGILGLYGERDYALAAGYLEEVGLAGKEHVRVDNLSGGQQQRVAIARAMAQQPQLVLADEPMASLDPRLSDVILGLLKSYNEAHGVTVLVNIHVLELARRYARRVLAFNQGQLVFDGPTETLTDDLAAQIYAGSLEAL
- a CDS encoding phosphate/phosphite/phosphonate ABC transporter substrate-binding protein — its product is MKRIWVLLLVLLGLTGVMAQSALKVRIGFNPTQNSDQLSQAAQAIADFIEDQLGGAVEVEVFLPTEYRGLVEAMRSGNLDFAFFPPDGYVIASREAGAKVLLKSVRFGNAFYWSAIIVRKDSGYDTIADLEGKTIAWVDPNSAAGYVFPRAALLAAGINPDEFFGKQVFAGKHDAAVLAVLNKSVDAAAVFANDDQNKSGAWTQFLSPEEAAQIHAIFYTKPIPGDTFSVSKEFAQQYPQLTEKIKAAIMTCKVKEGCDLLKNLYRIDYMVPATDADYDVVREARKLLGLDK